From a region of the Calliphora vicina chromosome 4, idCalVici1.1, whole genome shotgun sequence genome:
- the LOC135956332 gene encoding cytochrome P450 4g1-like, producing the protein MSVVDTVQETVAQVAQTSSGFNPLWTVLLGIVAIVVLFEVWIKNTREYKLSENIPCPPRVPILGNAHLVAGLTNAEIMDRARSYIKDYGNTLRGWLGPILVVFLSDPSDIEIILSGQHHLQKSEEYRFFKPWFGDGLLISNGHHWRHHRKMIAPTFHQSILKSFIPTFVQHSKKVVSRMTKEVGKEFDVHDYMSQTTVEILLSTAMGVKHIPEDNKSLEYAKAVVDMCDIIHKRQMKFFYRLDSTYNLTPMRKKGDKMMNIILGMTRKVVNDRMKDFNADARAIVEEEDEVTKQKLQAKKEGLRDDLDDIDENDVGSKRRLALLDAMMEMSKNPDVDWTDKDVMDEVNTIMFEGHDTTSAGSSFVLCMLGIHKDIQEKVWAEQKAIFGDNMSRDCTFADTMEMKYLERVIMETLRMYPPVPLIARRVDHDVKLASGPYTIPKGASVVVLQFAVHRNADIYPNPDKFDPDNFLPERMAKRHFYSFIPFSAGPRSCVGRKYAMLKLKVLLSTIIRNFKLDSKMKEEDFKLQGDIILKLENGFNVMLEPRTHKATKA; encoded by the exons atgtctgtGGTGGATACGGTACAAGAAACTGTAGCACAAGTTGCACAAACATCTTCGGGATTTAATCCTTTGTGGACTGTATTGCTGGGTATTGTGGCCATAGTGGTACTATTTGAAGTATGGATTAAAAATACAAGAGAATATAAATTATCTGAGAATATACCATGCCCACCCAGAGTACCAATTTTGGGCAATGCTCATTTGGTGGCAGGATTAACAAATGCTG aAATCATGGATCGTGCTCGCTCATATATCAAAGACTATGGTAATACCTTACGCGGCTGGTTGGGTCCCATTTTGGTTGTGTTCCTCTCCGATCCATCTGATATTGAAATCATTTTGAGCGGTCAACATCATTTGCAAAAGTCAGAAGAATACCGTTTCTTCAAACCCTGGTTCGGTGATGGTCTTCTCATTTCCAATGGTCACCACTGGCGTCATCATCGTAAAATGATTGCTCCCACTTTCCATCAAAGTATTTTGAAGAGTTTTATACCCACATTCGTACAACACTCCAAGAAGGTTGTCTCGCGCATGACCAAAGAAGTGGGCAAGGAATTTGATGTGCACGACTACATGTCCCAAACTACAGTGGAGATTTTGCTGTCAACCGCTATGGGTGTCAAGCATATACCAGAAGATAACAAGAGTTTGGAATATGCCAAGGCTGTGGTGGATATGTGTGATATTATCCATAAGAGACAAATGAAATTCTTCTATCGTCTCGACTCCACTTACAATCTAACACCCATGCGCAAGAAGGGTGACAAGATGATGAATATTATTTTGGGCATGACCCGCAAGGTGGTCAATGATCGCATGAAGGATTTCAATGCCGATGCTAGAGCCATTGTGGAGGAGGAAGATGAAGTAACCAAGCAAAAGCTACAAGCTAAGAAAGAGGGTTTACGTGATGATTTGGATGATATTGATGAAAATGATGTTg GTTCTAAACGTCGTTTGGCCTTGTTGGATGCCATGATGGAAATGTCTAAGAATCCTGATGTAGACTGGACCGATAAAGATGTCATGGATGAAGTTAACACTATTATGTTTGAG GGTCACGACACCACCTCTGCCGGCTCCAGTTTCGTCCTCTGCATGTTAGGCATTCACAAGGATATCCAGGAGAAAGTCTGGGCTGAACAAAAGGCCATTTTCGGTGATAATATGTCACGTGATTGTACTTTTGCCGATACCATGGAAATGAAATACTTGGAACGTGTTATTATGGAAACATTGAGAATGTATCCACCAGTACCCTTGATTGCCCGCCGTGTTGATCACGATGTCAAACTAGCTTCTGGTCCTTACACCATTCCTAAGGGAGCCTCCGTTGTCGTATTGCAATTTGCTGTACATCGCAATGCCGACATCTATCCCAACCCAGACAAGTTCGATCCCGACAACTTCTTGCCCGAACGTATGGCCAAGAGACATTTCTACAGTTTCATACCCTTCAGTGCTGGTCCCAGAAGTTGTGTGGGTCGTAAATACGCCATGTTGAAATTGAAGGTATTACTTTCCACCATTATACGTAACTTTAAGTTGGACTCTAAGATGAAGGAGGAAGATTTCAAATTACAAGGTGATATTATCTTGAAATTGGAGAATGGCTTTAATGTAATGTTGGAACCCAGAACACACAAAGCAACCAAGGCTTAA
- the LOC135956958 gene encoding cytochrome P450 4g1-like — protein sequence MSVETLQDSIPQMAGETLAAAASGPSTLVTLLFGLGLIAALYEYYRRNRREAKILEGIPTPPQMPLIGHGHLVFGTNNVETLKVGMELIKTYGETVHVMLGHLSVVFITNPKDIEIVLGGYKHLEKSVEYRYFQPWFGNGLLISNGHHWRHHRKMIAPTFHQSILKSFVPTFVKHSKAVVGRLSPNVGKEFDVHKYMSETTVDILLTTAMGCKTKPETEKSAEYAEAVMDMCDIIHNRQVKLLYRLDSAFNFTKMREQNNKLMNVILSMTRKVVEDRKKNFNAEERGIVEKADEALKKKQQAKIDGLRDDLDDIDENDVGEKRRLALLDAMMEMEKNPDIKWTDKDVMDEVNTIMFEGHDTTASGSSFALCAMGIHKDIQQRVFEEQQTIFGDDLQRDCTFADTLQMTYLERVICETLRLYPPVPLIARKMEEDTKLKSGPYTIPKGTTVIVPQFFVHRRADIYPDPDKFNPDNFLAERSVDRHYYSYIPFSAGPRSCVGRKFAMLQLKVLLSTIIRNYSVNSSRTEKDFQLQGDIILKLGNGFQISLEPRTTIKV from the exons ATGTCGGTGGAGACGCTGCAGGATTCAATTCCTCAAATGGCAGGCGAAACTTTGGCAGCAGCCGCGTCTGGTCCTAGTACCTTGGTGACTTTGCTGTTCGGCTTGGGCCTCATAGCAGCATTGTATGAATACTATCGTCGTAACAGACGAGAGGCCAAAATATTAGAAGGCATACCCACACCACCACAAATGCCATTAATCGGTCACGGCCACTTGGTGTTCGGTACAAATAATGTAGAAACCTTAAAGGTTGGAATGGAACTAATTAAAACCTATGGCGAAACAGTGCATGTGATGCTGGGTCATTTGAGTGTGGTATTCATTACAAATCCCAAGgatattgaaattgttttggGTGGCTACAAGCATTTAGAAAAATCGGTTGAATATCGTTATTTCCAACCCTGGTTTGGTAATGGTTTATTGATCTCGAATGGACATCATTGGCGTCACCATCGCAAAATGATTGCCCCCACCTTCCATCAGAGTATCTTGAAGAGTTTTGTGCCCACATTTGTTAAACACTCAAAAGCAGTTGTAGGCCGTTTGTCCCCCAACGTTGGCAAAGAGTTTGATGTTCACAAATACATGTCCGAGACTACTGTGGATATTTTACTCACCACAGCCATGGGTTGCAAAACTAAGCCGGAAACCGAAAAGAGTGCCGAATATGCTGAAGCTGTTATGGATATGTGTGACATTATCCACAATCGCCAGGTGAAACTCTTGTATCGTTTGGATTCGGCTTTCAATTTCACCAAAATGCgtgaacaaaacaataaattaatgaatgtcATTCTCAGCATGACCCGTAAGGTTGTGGAAGATCGCAAAAAGAATTTTAATGCTGAGGAAAGAGGTATTGTTGAGAAGGCTGACGAAGCGTTAAAGAAGAAGCAACAGGCTAAAATTGATGGTTTACGTGACGATTTGGATGATATTGATGAGAATGATGTGGGAGAGAAACGTCGTTTGGCCTTATTGGATGCTATGATGGAAATGGAAAAGAATCCCGATATTAAGTGGACCGATAAGGATGTTATGGATGAAGTTAACACCATTATGTTTGAG GGTCACGATACCACTGCTTCCGGTTCTAGTTTTGCCCTATGCGCCATGGGTATCCACAAGGATATCCAACAGCGTGTATTCGAGGAGCAGCAAACCATTTTCGGTGATGATTTACAACGTGACTGTACATTTGCCGACACATTGCAAATGACTTACTTGGAACGTGTAATCTGTGAGACTTTACGTTTATATCCACCAGTACCCTTAATTGCCCGTAAAATGGAAGAGGACACCAAATTAAAATCTGGACCCTACACCATACCCAAAGGCACCACAGTCATTGTGCCCCAATTCTTTGTACACAGACGTGCTGACATCTACCCAGATCCCGACAAATTCAATCCCGATAACTTTTTGGCCGAACGTTCAGTCGACAGACATTACTACAGCTACATTCCATTCAGTGCCGGTCCACGTAGTTGTGTTGGCCGCAAATTTGCCATGTTGCAATTGAAAGTTTTACTCTCGACCATCATCCGCAACTATAGTGTGAATTCGTCACGTACCGAAAAAGATTTCCAATTGCAGGGTGATATTATCTTAAAATTGGGCAATGGTTTCCAAATCAGTTTGGAACCCCGCACTACtattaaagtttaa